In Acidisarcina polymorpha, the DNA window AGGTTGCAATGCCGGTGCTCAGACCGGGAGCGGTTGCGGTGACGGTCACTGTTCCGGGAGTGAACTGGCTGCGGATCGTGATCCGGGTCATGCCCCCTTCAACCTGTAACTGAGGATCGCCAGGCGCGTGATAATTCAGCTCGGTATGGCCTGAAGACGTTGAGTATGCGTCGGAGGCTGTGGACACATACTGCTGGGAGCCGCCCATGTAGGTAGCAGGCCCGCTCACCGAAAACGTAATTGTGTCAGAGGCGGTCGGTTCCACATTGCCGTTGGTGTCGACGACACTGGCTGTGACGAAGGCAGCGTCGGATCCGTTGGCAGTGACGGCGAAGCTGCTGCCATCGGGTTTGGCCAACTCGGGTGTAACCGATAGGACGATTTTGCTCTCGGGTCCAGCCGTCACCCTGCTATCAGTGGCGACGACATTTCCAAACTGATCGAGGCACTCCGCCTCCACGGTACCGGAGACCCAGTTCACCATCCAGGAAGTTTGAAATGGCATCAGGGTGGTGGTTTGAGTCAGGTTCGACTGGGAGTTCGATTCCCAGCTATTAGGTGTCTCAACCGCACCTTGCTGAGCGCCATTGATCATCAACCGCACCGATGGGCAATTGCTGAAGACGTTCTCCTGTATGGGGCCGGAGTTCTGATAGGCGCGGTTCCAGTGATGAGCGACGTGGATAACTGGTTTGATGGTGAAGGGTGTCCAGGCAGCTTCGTAGACGTAGTACAGTAGCTTCGGAAAGCGGTTCATATCAACCGAAGAGGCCCCGAGCGAACGGACGCTCGACTGGTAGGCTGCCTGCGAGGATGTATTCAGGTATTTCTGATATTCAGCGTAGAGGCTATCTTCACCGGGAGAATCGGCAAAGTACCATTGAGCCATGCCGAAAGCATTTGCCGCTCGACTTTGACGCCAGTTATCAAGGAAGGGCGCGGAAAAGGCCAATTCATAATCCCATGCCAAACCACGCCCGGTGCCATTACCCCAGTATTCGGATCCCCATGCCGGGTTGTTGGGGAACTCGGACTTAACACCTACTTCGCAGCCTTGCAGGGTACAGCCGAGCATGTAGCCATTGACGGGGTCTGGTGTGCGATCGGCGGCGACCCGCGTATTTACCGGGTCCCATAACTCGTTGATGGCTTCGAGAGCTTCACCAACCGTTTCATTCATGGTGCCGTTGTTCGACTCCCAATCGAGAATGGAGGGATGGCTGCGGTCGCGAATGATCATGTCGCGATGTAACTCTTCTTTCAAGGTGACCTGGTCGGCGGTGGGCGAAGAGAACGCGCCCTCTCCGTCTCCGCTAGGCTGATCGATCATGATGCCGTAGGCGTCCGCCGCATTGACGAACTCTTCGCTGGTGGTGGAGTGGCCGGGGCGCCAGATGTTGCCACCCTCGGCGGCTAACTGCGCGAGGTCGCGCCATTGCTGCTCTTCGGGAACGGAAGAGCCCAGCGCGGGATAGTCATAGCGGCCCGATGCACCCCATAGATACATCGGATGGCCGTTGAAGTATGGGAAGTTATGGTCCCAGGTGATGGTGCGGATGCCGAGCGGGCTCTGAGCGGCATCGACGACCACCCCGTTGACACTGACGATGTGGTAGACCTTGTACAAATATGGCTTGCCATACGTGCTGTTGTTGGGATACCACAAGGTGGGGTTGTTCACGGTGATCTGTTGCTCAAACATCGGAGTCGCGGTGGACGGGAACGTACTCGAAGTCATTGGCGGAACGGTCTGAGTCAGGGTCGGCGCGACTGCGACAACGTTTCCGTTCGCGTCTACAATCTGGGTGGTGAGGGTCACTTGTTGAGAGGTCGTGTTTTCGTTGAGTACATTCGTCTGCACCTCGACAATCGCCGAGTTTGCGGTTGCGGTATTTGAAGAAGAGGGGACTTCGGAGAGCGTCGCGACGTAAGTGCCCCACGTCTTCTGATTCGAGTAGACGTTCACTGGGATATGCACCTTGTTGGTGATGAACATATAGGCGGGCCGGAACAAACCCGCATCGGCTTGCCCGAAGCGATAATCCTGGGAGAAGCCCGGTTGTTCGAACCAGGTATCGTTCCGAGAGACGCTCACGGCGAGCACATTTGGTGTGACGCCATCGGTTTTCACATAAGGAGTGAGATCAACGATGAAGGGGATGAAGCCGACGACGTGCGAGGCTTGAGCATTGGCGGCGACGGCGCTAATTCCTCGCAAGAGGGTGCCGTTGATGTAAACCTGGGCACCGGTGTGGGCGCCTTCGAATTCCACTAAGATCTTGCTGTTCGCATACTGCGTGCCGAGGGTGAAATGAAGACGATACCAGTTACTGGTGCCGTTCAAGTCGCCGTCACCGCCGCCCGAGTCCGCGTTCAGAAAAGAGGTCAATAGATTCGCGGAGTAAGGAATGCCGACTGGCATCCAGGCCGAGTCGTTGTATGCCGTTGTGGCGTACGCAGTCGAGTCAGAGTCTTTTATGTAGAGCCATGGGCTTTGTCCGGGCATGCCGGCCGACAAGTTGATGGTGGTTCGCTGCGACGTTGGAAGAGTGGTCTCGACTTGTTGGCTGCGCGCGCTGGTTGATGCGATCGCGGCGAACAGGATGATTAGCAGCATCACAGTTCGGCGAGACCGGGCCAGACTTTGGGAAAGTCCGAAGAAGCAGTTATTAAGAGGGTCCGCGCTGCTGAACCGCTGGCCTTTTGGACTTGTGGCGACGGAGAGATGGATATACATTGGCGCTCCCTTAACTTCGGCTTAATTGTTAGGCGGACCAGTGGGAAGGGAATGCAGTAAGACAAAGAATCCAGTAAAACGGAGTGCAGTAAAGAAGCTGGCTCCGGTTGCCATCGATGCGGTCGTGTCTTCGATCGCGATACGTGGCCGAGTTTCACATACCAAACATCAGCATGTCGGCGCTGGGATGGCGGTTGAGCCGACGACGTTACGTACGCCGGCTCAAGCTGAGTTGACTTACCTGATTTCAATGCCGCTTGATTTAGGTTGGTCCTTAGTACCCGTAGTGTAGGCGATGACGATCTGTCCGCTGCTGTTAGCCGTGGCTGAGAACTGCTCAACCAACGCCTTGTTGGCTCCAGCAGCGGCGTAGATATCAAAGTTGGTAAGCACCGGTGTTCCGTTGATGGCGACATTGAAGACACGCTCTCCGGATGCGGTGAAGTAGTATTCGCAGAAGTGCAGCAGAACAGTATGGGTGCTGCCGGCAACTAGACCGGGGATGGTGTAGGTGAAAGCGCCAGCACGTTCAGATTGATAGACCGCTGCTGGCGCGGCATTGACGACGCCTGCGGTAGTGATGGTGTTGACCGAGGTATCGGTGCCTCCGCCGCTGAAATCTTCGTCAGCGGCAAACGGCGCGTCACCTCCTCCAGAGTTACTAACTGCCGGCCCTCCGGAGTTAATGGCGATGAAATCGCCCGCCGGTTGAGTGGTTGCGCTAACTTGAGTAGACGCTGCAGAATTGCCATCCGCGTCGACGGCTTCTACGACGTAGTAGTAGGTTTTGGAGGCGCTGAGTCCGGTGATGGAGTCGCTGGGGCTTGTAACTGTCGCGATGAGATTCGACGAAGACGGAGTGAAGCCGCTGGTCGCACTTCCGTAGACGTTGTAAGAAGTGATGGTGCAGTTCTCCGGAGCGGTATCGGCCGTCCAGGTCAAGCCTATCGAGCTTGAAGAAGTTGCGGCGGCTGTGAGCCCTGCAGGCGCTGAGGGAAGTGTGCTGCAAGTACTGCCTCCAGAGGTGCTTCGTATCTCGATGCCGCTTGACTTCGGTTGATCGGCGGCTCCCGGCGTGTAGGCAATGTCGATCTGCCCGGTGCTATTCGCAGTGGCGGTGAATTGCTCAACGAGGGCCTTGTTGGCTCCGACAGTGGCGTAGATGTCGAAGTTGCTGAGCACCGGCGTTCCGTTGATCGCCACATTGAAGACGCGCTTACCGGCGGCGGTCCAATAGAACTCCGCGAAGTGAAGGAGCACCGTGTACTGATTGCCGGCAGTCAGACCTGGAATGGTGTAGGTGAAGCTTCCGGCGCGCTCGGATTGATATACGGCTTCAGGGGCGGCGTTGGCCACTCCAGCTGTGGTGATGGTGTTAGCTGAGGTGGCGCCTCCACCGCCGCTAAAGTCTTCATCGGCGACGAAGGATGCATCGCCGCCGCCCGAGTCACTTACCGCTGGACCACCGGAGGCGATGGCTACGATCTCACTACCGGGTGAAGAGGAAGCAGAGGTTTTCGCGCTTGCTTGCGAAGAAGCAACCGAGGTGCCGTCTGAATTGGTGGCTTCAACAACGTAATAGTAGGTGGTGGATGCCAGCAGACCGGTGTTGGTGTAACTCGTACTGGTCACGCTATTCGATAGCAGCGTGGTCGAGGACGGAGTGAAACCGCTCGTCGTGCTGCCATAAACACGGTAGGAGGTGATGGTGCAGTTTGTGGGAGGAGCTACTGCCGTCCAGCTTAGGCCGATCGAGCTTGACGAAGCCGCAGTCGCGGCCAAGCCGGTAGGCGCAGAAGGAGCCACGGAGCAGCTTCCACCACCGGTGGGCTGCGTGGTGGCGCTGGCTTGCGACGATGGTCCAGACGAGCCGTCTGCGTCCAGGGCTTCCACCACATAGTAGTAAGTGGTGCCGGCTGAGAGCCCGGTGCTCGAGTAACTCGTGCCGGAGATCCCCTTGCCAATTAGCGTGGCCGAAGAGGGGGTGAAGCCGCTGGTGGTGCTGCGATATACGTTATAGGAATTGATCGAGCAGTTAGCCGGAGGCGTGACTGCGTTCCAACTTAGACTGATAGCGGTGGAGGAGGATGCGTTTGCTGATAATCCGGCGGGCGCTGAGGGGATGGCACCGCAGGAAGCACCGCCGCTCTGGATGGCCTCGATGCCATTGATGAAGGGCTGATCCGCACCGCCGTAAATGAATTGCACGATGATCTGGCCATACTTATCGGCCTTAGCGGCGAGTGATGGATCGTAGGCAACATTTTCGCCTCCGGCAGTTTTGAAGACATCAAGCCCGGTCAAGGCCGGAGTTCCATTGATGACAACATTGAAGATGCGCTGTCCGGCCGCGGTCCAGTAGGTTTCGGCGAAGTGCAGCTTGACCGTATAGGACGCGTCGGCAATCATTCCGGTCAGCACATAGGTGAAGGGAACGTAGCGTTGATCTTGATAGACCGCCTCTGGAGCTGAGTTGGCGCCGAGAGTGATCGTGTTTGTGTTGGTGGCTACATCTCCGCCGTTGAAGTCTTCATCGGCGACAAAGCTGCCGACCGCGGGACCACCCGAGTTGATCGCAAGGTCGGTGGTGGTTCCGGGGGCGGCGCCTACGGGATTCGAACCGGTGGCGGGGATGATCTCGATCGCGTTGATGGTGGGATTGAGATCTGCAACGGATGTGGTTCCAGGCGCGGTCTGTAACTCGATGATCCCATTCTCATCCGCAGTGGTGTAGAACTCTTCGGCGATCGCGGTATCTGCGGCGCCGGCAGCAGCGAAGATGTCGAAGTTCGTCAACACTTGATCGCTGTTGATCGACACGTTGAAGTTGCGCTGGCCTGCGGCGGTGTGGGCGAACTCGACAAAGTGGAGGCGGACGTTATAGCCAGCGAGTGGAGTGAGGCCGGTGATGGTCCATGCGGCAGCGCCCCAGCGTTCGGTGTTGTAGACGGCCTGCGGCGCGGGGTTGGTCACCTGAGAGGTGTTGACAGCGGTGAGACCGGAGGGAGGCCCGACGTTGTAGTGGTAATTGGTGTTTCCGCCGAGAACGAAGTTGGAGTTCATGTAAGTGCCGACTGCGTATCCTCCGGCGCTTAATTGCATCCCGGTGCTATTACCGGGCGCCTGAGTGGTCACGGTTGCGTTGGTTGCGCTGGATTCTCCGCCGAAGTTAGCTGAGACTACGGTGTAATAGTAGGTCGTGCTGGGCTGCAGACCGGTATGCACATAGGATGTTGTGGTAACATTCTGCGCGACGAGGGTTGCCAGGCTGGGCGCTGCCCCGGCAGTGGTGCTGGCATAAATGTCGTAGTAGACCCCGGAAGTAGAACTGGCATTCCAGCTAAGACTGACTGCGTTGCTGTTGGTAGCCTTGGCGGTAAGGCCAGTGACGGGGCTTGGCGCCCCCGCAGCCCACTGAGAATAATCAACATAATTGACGACCAGGTTCGAAGGGAAGCCCTGGCCGTTTGGCGTTCCGCCATTTCCGCCGATTCCGGAGCTGAGAATGAAGTTGATTGGCTGATTCATCTCCCATTGATCGGTAGCCCCAATGTTCGCGAGGTTATAGGTCGCATATTGCACACCGTCGAGAAGATAGGTCATGGTGTAGGGCGACCACTCTGTCGTAAAGACGTGGAAGCCGTTGTCGAATGTAGCGTTTCCCGTCAGGTTAATCGCCGAGCTAAGACCACCGTACTCATAGCTGGTTTGCGAATCTGTCTCTCCACCGTGGATTGTGGAACCATTGTGATTGGACGTTTTGGCTTGAATCTCCATCATGTCCAACTCGCCGCACCATGGCCAAGGCACGCCGCCACTGGTGCTGGGGTGGGATGAGCCGGGACCGGTGGCTGCTGGATAGGCATCGGCTCCCAGGGCCCAGAAGGCGGCTCCCATGCCGAGCGCGGATGGATTCTGAATTCTGGCATCGATTTTGCCGTAAGGGCCCGCGGCATAGGTGCTGGTCAGTCTTGCCGAGGTGTATGGGACGGCGTTGTTGGGGTTGTAGGTCATGGCGATCACCAGGTCGCCATTGCCGTCGAGATAGACATTGGACAAGCTGTCGCTGGTGTTTTGTATGGTCCCATCACCCCATACTGCTGTGGGCTGAACGTCGTTCCACCATTGGGAGTGGTTATAGGTGGCGCCGGCTGCGCCGGGAAAGTTGCCGCCCCACACCTGGGTCCACTGGGCGTGCAGAGAAGTTGTGCACAGAACACAAGTGGCCGCAAGGACGATAGCTGCATGCTGGCTGCGGGCGACGAATTTGATAAGGCCCGTTACGATCTGTAGCGCCGACTGACCGGAGTATGCCCCGCTGCGACTTTGGAAGATGCGCTGATTCACAAAAAGCTCCTTGAAGTACTGTGCTGAGAAGTGAAGAGGGAATCGTCTCGACGGGATCTCGCCTGGACCGAGAGTTTGTGAGTCGTCGGTCCAGGTGAGTTCAGTAGTCTTAACGAATTTCGATTCCGCTGACGATGGGTTGATTAGCGGTGCCGTTGGTGAAAGCGATCACGATGTCGCCACTGCTGTTGGCGGTGGCGGTAAATTGCTTGACCAGTGCGGCGTTGACGCCAACTGTGGCGTAGATATCGAAGTTACTCAGCACCGAGGTACCATTGATCGCCACATTGAAGACGCGATCTCCTGCCGCAGTGAAATAGGTCTCTGCAAAATGCAGCAGAACGGTGTACTGGGCGCCCGACGTAAGCCCCGGTATCGTGTAGGTTGAGGTCCCGGCGCGCGCGTGTTGATAGACTGCCATCGGCGCTGCGTTAGCGCCCGGCTGGGTCAGGTTGATGGCGGCGGTACTGACTTGATTGTCGCCGCCGCCACTGAAGTCCTGGTCAGCGACAAAGGCGTAGTCTCCGCCAGTTGAGTTGCTTTCTGCAGGCCCGCCGGCGGCGATGGCGACGATCTCCGCGCCGGAGGCAGCCTGGGTCGTCGCGGCAGCCTGCGTCGAGGCGGCGGAAGTGCCGTCGGCGTCGGCTGCGTCTACGACGTAGTAGTAGGTAGTCGAGGCTGCCAGCCCAGTGTTGCTATAACTTGTGCCGGTGACAGTGCCGGACAGCAGATTGCTTGAGGATGGGGTGAATCCGCTGGTGGTGCTGCCGTAGACCTTGTAGGAGCTAACGGAGCAGTTAGCGGGTGGAGTTACGGCTGCCCAACTTAAGCTGATTACGCTCGAGGAGGATGCGGTCGCTGTCAGGCCTGTGGGCGCGGCGGGAACTGCGCTGCAGGTAGCGGCTGCGGTCTTGGCGCTGGCTTGATTTGAGGCGGCGGAAGTGCCGTCGGCGTCGACGGCTTCAACGACGTAGTAGTAAGTAGTCGATGCTGCCAAGCCGGTGTTTGAATAGGCGGTGCCGTTGGATACCGATGCTAAGAGGTTGCTTGTTGACGGAGTGAAACCGCTGGTGGTGCTGCCGTAGACTTTGTAAGCGCTGATGGAGCAGTTGGCGGGAGGGGTTACGGCTGTCCAGGTCAATCCTATGGCGCTAGAGGAGGTTGCTGTTGCTGTAAGCCCGGTTGGCGAGCCGGGAACTGTGCTGCAGGTCGCGGCAGAGGAGCTTTTGATTTCGATGCCGCTCGACTTCGGCTGGTCGGCCGTGCCATTGGTGTAGGCAATGACGATCTGGCCGCTGCTGTTGGCGGTGGCGGTAAACTGCTCGACGAGCGCCTTATTTGGTCCGACGAGAGCATAGATGTCGAAGTTGCTCAAGACGCTGGTGCCATTGATGCTGACATTGAAGACCCGCTTGCCAGCTGCCGTCCAGTAGAACTCGGCGAAGTGCAGCAACACGGTGTAAGAGGCGCCGGCAGTGAGGCCGGGGATGGTATAGGTGATTTGCCCGGAGCGTTCCGTCTGATAGACGGCCGTGGGTGCGGCGTTGGCGACTCCCGCGGTGGTGATGGTGTTGGCGGTGACGGCCGTGCCGCCGCCGGTGAAGTCTTTGTCGGCGACAAAGGAGGCATCGCCGCCGCCGGAGTTGCTGACCACGGGACCCCCGGAGTTGATGGCCACGACCTCGGTTCCGGAGGTTGCCGCCGAGGTCTCGGCACTGGCCTGAGCTGAGGCCGTCGATGTGCCGTCGGCATCGGTGGCCTCGATGACATAGTAGTAGGTGGTCGAAGCAGAAAGTCCGGTGTTCGAGTAACTCGTGCCGGTCACACTATTCGATAGCAGAGTGCTCGACGAAGGCGTGAAACCGCTGGCAGTGCTGCCATAGATGCTGTATGCGCTGATGGAGCAGTTAGCCGGAGGAGTTACTGGTGACCAGGATATTCCGATCGCGCTTGAGGACGAGGCCGCTGCCGTTACTCCTGCTGGCGCGGATGGAACTGCGGAGCACTTGCCGCCTCCGCTGCCTGGAGTGGTGGCGGATGCCTGCGCAGACGCTGTCGAGGCGCCTGCTCCATCCGCGGCTTCGATGACGTAGTGATAGGTAGTCGATGCGGCCAGGCCGGAATCGGCATAGGACGCAGTCGCAAGGTTCGAGGCAATCTGGTTGGCTGACGATGGAGTGAAGCCGGAGGTCGTGCTGCGGTAGACGCTATAGCTCACCGAGCAGGATGATCCTGCCGTGCTCGCGCCCCAGGCCACACTGATCTGGCTTGCGGAGGTGGCGGTGGCGGAGGGATTTCCGGGTACGCTGGGAACGGCCGAGCAACTCCCGGCGGTGCCTCCATAGGAGGTTACATAGCTGATGTAAGAGGCGGAATCCGCCGTGGTTCCGGCATTGTCGACGGTTGGACTGTCTGATGCGATGGTGTAGGTAATCTGACCACTGCCCGAGAGGAAGACGGTCACGGCGTCGTGAAAGGTCACGCCTTCGGAGACGGGGACGGCGATGCCACTGTTGGCGATGATGTTCACGCCCTGGTTGAAGAAGGAGTAGACGCCGAGCCCGTAAGCGGTGTGAGAGGTCACCGACGGAGAGACGTAGTAGGAGGCATAGCCATCGACACTCCCGTCCATCCATGCAGACTGGCTGGGAACGTCGTAGGGCATCTCACTTTGGTAGAAGATGGTCTCGCCACCCTCTCCGTTCCAGACGACCTGATTTTGCTCATAGTGCTCCACGGCGAGACCCAAGGCGGTGACGTTGTCTCCGTTCACCACCAATCCGTGCTCGCCGACGTTGATGGTCCACCCGGTCGGGGCGTTTCCGTGGTCGGCGCGCCATGCCCAGATGTTGTCCAGGATGACGTTGTCGCTGTCGATTTCGAGGCTGGTGGTTGCGGTTCCGGTAACGGCCCCGCCAATTCGAAAGAAGACGTCGCTGATCGAGGTGGGATTGCTGGCGTGGCTTACGCGGGATGCGCCGGCCACACCCGCCTCAAACAAAACAGGCGAGTTGACCGGACCTGCATCGATGAGCAGGCCGGCGATCTGGACTCCATCGACGTCTGCCACGGAAATGGCGGCTGTTCCGGATTGCGGGACAAGATTCGCATAGCCGAGACCGAGCACGACGGTATTGGCATTGGTTACGTTGATTGAACCGCTGTATTGGTAAATTCCCGGAGTCAGGATGAGGTTCTTGCCTGCTGCCAGGGCGGCATTGATCTGGGAGAGGGTGCTTGAGGGCGTGGCGATGAAGAACGAACTGATGGCCAGCGAGGCGCCAGCGCCCAGGCCCCCGCTGGACCAGCTCGTACCGGAGGAACTGGTTCTCGACGAGGGCGAAAACACCCAATAGTTGCCGCTGCTATCCATGTACAAAAAGGGCTTTTCGCGGCTTACCGGAGTTGTGGGCAGCACAGTGTACGAGGTGCCGGAGCCAAATGGGTTGCTCTGTGCCGGAGCGCCGGAGACGCCGGAGAAGACCATGTTCCAGAGATTTCCCGACCAGCTGCCGATTGAACTGTTGCGGGTATACCACTGCTGTTGAGAACAGGAGCCGACGTTTCCGGTGACCTGAGAGTCGCTGATGAACCCGCCGCTGGCCTCCCCGCAGTAGGTGTTGGTGAGCTCCATGCCGCCGTTGACATACATGCGCCGGAAGTCGGCGCCCTGGGAGACTCCCCACTGCAGCAGATCTCCCGATGGAGGGGTGATGGACATGTTCTCGAGGGATCGCCAGAAGTTTGTCGTCAGGTTGCCGTTGGAGTCGGTCTGATTCGAAGTGAGGTAGCCGTTGCTGATGGTGACGGCGCTAGGGGTCTCGCCGAGACCGGCGACCGATTCGTAGAACCCTACCTCGGCTTCAACTCCGGTATAGGTGCCTGGTGCGAAGAGGACGGCGTAGCGATTGGTGCTGAACTGAGTGTTGGCGTTCAGGGTGTTCAGGGTGGCGTTGATCGAGGAGACGGAATCGCTGGGGGTGAAGACGTAGACGTTGGGACCGAAGATCGTGCTGTTTTGTCCGCTGGCGCTGGATGTCCCGGAAAGCAGTCCAACGAGAGCGAAAGCTGCCACGAAGAGCGTCGCAATACCTAAGCGACGCCAGTCAAAGGTGTGTTTCTCCTGCGGCAAGCTCAGGAGGCTGGCATCCTGAGGATTGGGGGTGGCATTGGAAGGCTTTGCGGTGGTTGTGGGGACAATGCTGTCATCGACCGGAATTTCTGAAAAAGACATTGGGCGCTCCATTTTGCAAGCAATCTTGAACTGAGCCCTGCTGAGGGGCGGAGAATGCAATGGCGCGAGACTCGACGCCGGGATGCTTCACTGGCA includes these proteins:
- a CDS encoding malectin domain-containing carbohydrate-binding protein; amino-acid sequence: MNQRIFQSRSGAYSGQSALQIVTGLIKFVARSQHAAIVLAATCVLCTTSLHAQWTQVWGGNFPGAAGATYNHSQWWNDVQPTAVWGDGTIQNTSDSLSNVYLDGNGDLVIAMTYNPNNAVPYTSARLTSTYAAGPYGKIDARIQNPSALGMGAAFWALGADAYPAATGPGSSHPSTSGGVPWPWCGELDMMEIQAKTSNHNGSTIHGGETDSQTSYEYGGLSSAINLTGNATFDNGFHVFTTEWSPYTMTYLLDGVQYATYNLANIGATDQWEMNQPINFILSSGIGGNGGTPNGQGFPSNLVVNYVDYSQWAAGAPSPVTGLTAKATNSNAVSLSWNASSTSGVYYDIYASTTAGAAPSLATLVAQNVTTTSYVHTGLQPSTTYYYTVVSANFGGESSATNATVTTQAPGNSTGMQLSAGGYAVGTYMNSNFVLGGNTNYHYNVGPPSGLTAVNTSQVTNPAPQAVYNTERWGAAAWTITGLTPLAGYNVRLHFVEFAHTAAGQRNFNVSINSDQVLTNFDIFAAAGAADTAIAEEFYTTADENGIIELQTAPGTTSVADLNPTINAIEIIPATGSNPVGAAPGTTTDLAINSGGPAVGSFVADEDFNGGDVATNTNTITLGANSAPEAVYQDQRYVPFTYVLTGMIADASYTVKLHFAETYWTAAGQRIFNVVINGTPALTGLDVFKTAGGENVAYDPSLAAKADKYGQIIVQFIYGGADQPFINGIEAIQSGGASCGAIPSAPAGLSANASSSTAISLSWNAVTPPANCSINSYNVYRSTTSGFTPSSATLIGKGISGTSYSSTGLSAGTTYYYVVEALDADGSSGPSSQASATTQPTGGGSCSVAPSAPTGLAATAASSSSIGLSWTAVAPPTNCTITSYRVYGSTTSGFTPSSTTLLSNSVTSTSYTNTGLLASTTYYYVVEATNSDGTSVASSQASAKTSASSSPGSEIVAIASGGPAVSDSGGGDASFVADEDFSGGGGATSANTITTAGVANAAPEAVYQSERAGSFTYTIPGLTAGNQYTVLLHFAEFYWTAAGKRVFNVAINGTPVLSNFDIYATVGANKALVEQFTATANSTGQIDIAYTPGAADQPKSSGIEIRSTSGGSTCSTLPSAPAGLTAAATSSSSIGLTWTADTAPENCTITSYNVYGSATSGFTPSSSNLIATVTSPSDSITGLSASKTYYYVVEAVDADGNSAASTQVSATTQPAGDFIAINSGGPAVSNSGGGDAPFAADEDFSGGGTDTSVNTITTAGVVNAAPAAVYQSERAGAFTYTIPGLVAGSTHTVLLHFCEYYFTASGERVFNVAINGTPVLTNFDIYAAAGANKALVEQFSATANSSGQIVIAYTTGTKDQPKSSGIEIR
- a CDS encoding malectin domain-containing carbohydrate-binding protein; amino-acid sequence: MSFSEIPVDDSIVPTTTAKPSNATPNPQDASLLSLPQEKHTFDWRRLGIATLFVAAFALVGLLSGTSSASGQNSTIFGPNVYVFTPSDSVSSINATLNTLNANTQFSTNRYAVLFAPGTYTGVEAEVGFYESVAGLGETPSAVTISNGYLTSNQTDSNGNLTTNFWRSLENMSITPPSGDLLQWGVSQGADFRRMYVNGGMELTNTYCGEASGGFISDSQVTGNVGSCSQQQWYTRNSSIGSWSGNLWNMVFSGVSGAPAQSNPFGSGTSYTVLPTTPVSREKPFLYMDSSGNYWVFSPSSRTSSSGTSWSSGGLGAGASLAISSFFIATPSSTLSQINAALAAGKNLILTPGIYQYSGSINVTNANTVVLGLGYANLVPQSGTAAISVADVDGVQIAGLLIDAGPVNSPVLFEAGVAGASRVSHASNPTSISDVFFRIGGAVTGTATTSLEIDSDNVILDNIWAWRADHGNAPTGWTINVGEHGLVVNGDNVTALGLAVEHYEQNQVVWNGEGGETIFYQSEMPYDVPSQSAWMDGSVDGYASYYVSPSVTSHTAYGLGVYSFFNQGVNIIANSGIAVPVSEGVTFHDAVTVFLSGSGQITYTIASDSPTVDNAGTTADSASYISYVTSYGGTAGSCSAVPSVPGNPSATATSASQISVAWGASTAGSSCSVSYSVYRSTTSGFTPSSANQIASNLATASYADSGLAASTTYHYVIEAADGAGASTASAQASATTPGSGGGKCSAVPSAPAGVTAAASSSSAIGISWSPVTPPANCSISAYSIYGSTASGFTPSSSTLLSNSVTGTSYSNTGLSASTTYYYVIEATDADGTSTASAQASAETSAATSGTEVVAINSGGPVVSNSGGGDASFVADKDFTGGGTAVTANTITTAGVANAAPTAVYQTERSGQITYTIPGLTAGASYTVLLHFAEFYWTAAGKRVFNVSINGTSVLSNFDIYALVGPNKALVEQFTATANSSGQIVIAYTNGTADQPKSSGIEIKSSSAATCSTVPGSPTGLTATATSSSAIGLTWTAVTPPANCSISAYKVYGSTTSGFTPSTSNLLASVSNGTAYSNTGLAASTTYYYVVEAVDADGTSAASNQASAKTAAATCSAVPAAPTGLTATASSSSVISLSWAAVTPPANCSVSSYKVYGSTTSGFTPSSSNLLSGTVTGTSYSNTGLAASTTYYYVVDAADADGTSAASTQAAATTQAASGAEIVAIAAGGPAESNSTGGDYAFVADQDFSGGGDNQVSTAAINLTQPGANAAPMAVYQHARAGTSTYTIPGLTSGAQYTVLLHFAETYFTAAGDRVFNVAINGTSVLSNFDIYATVGVNAALVKQFTATANSSGDIVIAFTNGTANQPIVSGIEIR